The proteins below come from a single Burkholderia humptydooensis genomic window:
- a CDS encoding permease has protein sequence MSSSRSYTQHPALGLATFVVLAVAGLFYVKWFPYYHKAFVAAEHHSIGQSILMGAAAHAPGPSLQAALDYAWAYGKAIWQAMVLGLLLGSAVQALLPAHWVARALGGTGFGSVAAGGLLALPGMMCTCCAAPVVAGLRERDASPGGALAFWLGNTVLNPAALVFMGFVLGWHWSALRLVLGVAMVFGIGYLINRLAGAQTRVVDDALRAKLVAEQAAAGNAFVRWMKIFARMTVRLVPEYLVLVLLLGAARAWLFPHIGPDIGNGIGWILAFAIAGMLFVIPTAGEVPIIQAMLSLGMGVGPAGALLMTLPPVSVPSLAMLARSFKPTTLALVAALVVAFGVVGGLAAVALGF, from the coding sequence ATGAGCAGTTCCCGTTCCTACACACAGCATCCGGCGCTCGGCCTCGCGACGTTCGTCGTGCTGGCCGTCGCGGGCCTCTTCTACGTGAAGTGGTTTCCGTACTATCACAAGGCGTTCGTCGCGGCCGAGCATCATTCGATCGGCCAGTCGATCCTGATGGGCGCCGCGGCGCACGCGCCGGGGCCGTCGCTGCAGGCGGCGCTCGATTACGCGTGGGCATACGGCAAGGCGATCTGGCAGGCGATGGTGCTCGGCCTGCTGCTCGGCTCGGCGGTGCAGGCGCTCCTGCCCGCGCACTGGGTCGCGCGCGCGCTCGGCGGCACGGGCTTCGGCAGCGTCGCAGCGGGGGGCTTGCTCGCGCTGCCGGGCATGATGTGCACGTGCTGCGCGGCGCCCGTCGTCGCGGGCCTGCGCGAGCGCGACGCGTCGCCGGGCGGCGCACTCGCGTTCTGGCTCGGCAACACCGTGCTCAATCCCGCCGCGCTCGTGTTCATGGGCTTCGTGCTCGGCTGGCACTGGAGTGCGCTGCGGCTCGTGCTTGGCGTCGCGATGGTGTTCGGCATCGGTTATCTGATCAATCGTCTCGCCGGCGCGCAAACGCGCGTCGTCGACGATGCGCTGCGCGCGAAGCTCGTCGCCGAGCAGGCGGCGGCCGGCAACGCGTTCGTGCGGTGGATGAAGATTTTCGCGCGGATGACCGTGCGCCTCGTGCCCGAATACCTGGTGCTCGTGCTGCTGCTCGGCGCGGCGCGTGCGTGGCTGTTTCCGCACATCGGGCCGGACATCGGCAACGGGATCGGCTGGATCCTCGCATTTGCGATCGCGGGCATGCTGTTCGTGATTCCGACCGCGGGCGAGGTGCCGATCATTCAGGCGATGCTGTCGCTCGGCATGGGCGTCGGCCCCGCGGGCGCGCTGCTGATGACGCTGCCGCCCGTCAGCGTGCCGTCGCTCGCGATGCTGGCGCGCTCGTTCAAGCCGACGACGCTCGCGCTCGTCGCGGCGCTCGTCGTCGCGTTCGGGGTGGTCGGCGGGCTGGCGGCGGTCGCGCTCGGGTTCTGA
- a CDS encoding NADP(H)-dependent aldo-keto reductase translates to MEYRTLGDSGVKVSLIGLGTMTWGEQNTESDAHAQLDYAFDRGVTLIDAAEMYPVPPKAETQGRTETYLGTWLAKRPALREKLTIATKIAGPARQPHNPTHIRGAGNQFDRRNLTEALDGSLKRLRTDYVDLYQLHWPDRSTTTFGRPAYPWIDDPYTVPIEETLAVLGDFVKAGKVRHVGVSNETPWGVAQFLRAAEKLGLPRIVSIQNPYSLLNRTFENGLSEFSHRERIGLLAYSPLAFGWLSGKYEGGARPEGARITRFERFQRYSRPHAVQATSRYVALARRHGLSPAQFALAFVNSRPFVTSNLIGATSLEQLRENIASVDVKLSPEILAEIDALHEQQPNPAP, encoded by the coding sequence ATGGAATACCGCACACTCGGCGATTCAGGCGTCAAAGTTAGCCTGATCGGTCTCGGGACGATGACCTGGGGCGAGCAGAACACCGAAAGCGATGCGCATGCGCAGCTCGACTATGCGTTCGACCGGGGCGTCACGCTGATCGACGCCGCCGAGATGTATCCGGTGCCGCCGAAGGCGGAAACGCAGGGCCGCACGGAGACGTATCTCGGCACGTGGCTCGCGAAGCGCCCGGCGCTGCGCGAGAAGCTGACGATCGCAACGAAGATCGCCGGCCCTGCGCGCCAGCCGCACAACCCGACGCACATTCGCGGCGCGGGCAACCAGTTCGACCGCAGGAACCTGACCGAGGCGCTCGACGGCAGCCTGAAGCGCCTGCGCACCGATTACGTCGACCTGTACCAGTTGCACTGGCCGGATCGCAGCACGACGACGTTCGGCCGCCCCGCGTATCCGTGGATCGACGATCCGTACACGGTGCCGATCGAAGAGACGCTCGCCGTTCTCGGCGATTTCGTGAAAGCGGGCAAGGTGCGTCACGTCGGCGTGTCGAACGAGACGCCGTGGGGTGTCGCGCAATTTCTCCGCGCGGCCGAGAAGCTCGGCCTGCCGCGCATCGTCAGCATCCAGAATCCGTATAGCCTGCTGAACCGCACGTTCGAGAACGGCTTGTCGGAGTTCAGCCATCGCGAGCGCATCGGACTGCTCGCGTATTCGCCGCTCGCGTTCGGCTGGCTGTCGGGCAAGTACGAAGGGGGCGCGCGTCCCGAGGGCGCCCGCATCACGCGGTTCGAGCGCTTTCAGCGCTACAGCAGGCCGCATGCGGTGCAGGCGACGTCGCGCTATGTCGCGCTCGCGAGGCGGCACGGATTGTCGCCCGCGCAGTTCGCGCTCGCGTTCGTCAACAGCCGGCCGTTCGTGACGAGCAACCTGATCGGCGCGACGTCGCTCGAGCAATTGCGCGAAAACATCGCGAGCGTCGATGTGAAGCTGTCGCCCGAGATCCTCGCCGAAATCGACGCGCTCCATGAGCAGCAGCCGAATCCTGCGCCGTAA
- a CDS encoding PaaI family thioesterase, translated as MNPLSLSGLELLRAAAAGDLPSASIAETIPMRPESVELGYVKMTARADGRHLNPLGGVHGGFAATVLDSVTGCAVHTILDPGVGYGTVDLHVKMLRPVPRDVDLVAEGRVIHLSKSLGVAEGTLKTPDDKVVAHASATCFIQRPA; from the coding sequence ATGAATCCGCTTTCCCTGTCCGGTCTCGAACTGTTGCGCGCCGCGGCGGCGGGCGACTTGCCCTCCGCGTCGATCGCCGAGACGATCCCGATGCGGCCCGAGAGCGTCGAGCTCGGCTACGTGAAGATGACCGCGCGCGCCGACGGCCGCCATCTGAATCCGCTCGGCGGCGTGCACGGCGGCTTCGCCGCCACGGTGCTCGATTCGGTCACGGGGTGCGCGGTGCATACGATACTCGATCCGGGCGTCGGCTACGGCACCGTCGATCTGCACGTGAAAATGCTGCGCCCGGTGCCTCGCGACGTCGATCTCGTCGCCGAAGGGCGTGTGATCCATCTCTCGAAGAGTCTCGGCGTCGCCGAGGGCACGTTGAAGACGCCGGACGACAAGGTGGTCGCGCACGCGTCGGCGACGTGCTTCATCCAGCGGCCGGCGTAA
- a CDS encoding winged helix-turn-helix transcriptional regulator encodes MKWDDVGSMPCSVARTLAVLGDRWTMLILRNAFLGHRRFEAFQTQLGLTRHVLAERLARLVDEGIFTKRAYQDRPPRFEYRLSQKGLDLYPVLLALAAWGDRWKDDGNGPPVVLRHRRCAHVMHPVMVCSECGEPIDPREVEPMPGPGWAERQADKVE; translated from the coding sequence ATGAAATGGGACGACGTCGGCTCGATGCCATGTTCGGTCGCTCGCACGCTTGCCGTGCTCGGCGACCGCTGGACGATGCTGATCCTGCGCAATGCGTTTCTCGGCCATCGCCGCTTCGAAGCGTTCCAGACGCAACTGGGACTCACCCGCCACGTGCTCGCGGAGCGGCTCGCGCGGCTCGTCGATGAGGGCATCTTCACGAAGCGCGCGTATCAGGACCGGCCGCCGCGCTTCGAGTACCGTCTGTCGCAGAAAGGCCTCGACCTGTATCCGGTGCTGCTCGCGCTCGCCGCGTGGGGAGACCGCTGGAAGGACGACGGCAACGGGCCGCCCGTCGTGCTTCGCCACCGTCGATGCGCTCACGTGATGCATCCGGTGATGGTGTGCTCCGAATGCGGCGAGCCGATCGATCCACGGGAAGTCGAGCCCATGCCGGGGCCGGGCTGGGCCGAGCGACAGGCGGACAAGGTCGAGTGA
- a CDS encoding dicarboxylate/amino acid:cation symporter translates to MKKRRNITSYIVIAMILGIAVGYGCHSAFPDPAIAKEIAGYVSLLSDVFLRLIKMIIAPLVFATLTVGIAHMGDTGAVGRVGVKALGWFFVASLTSLLLGLLAATVLQPGSHLSLPLPATDAAVNLNTSSFTLKDFVTHLVPKSIAEAMANNEILQIVVFSIFFGTALSALGDAGKRLTGVIEDLAQVMLKVTGAVMWFAPVAVFAALASTITTEGLGILLTFAKFMGSFYIALALLWGVLTLAGLVFLGKRTFTLIRLIREPFLLSFATASSEAAYPKLLDALDRFGVNRKISSFVLPIGYSFNLDGSMMYCTFAVLFIAQVYGVHLPLGTQITMLLLLMLTSKGMAGVPRASLVVIAATLNQFHLPEAGLLLIMGVDMFLDMGRSATNAVGNSIAAAVVAKWEGQLDDPRDDVDSDSDDASREAPRITERV, encoded by the coding sequence ATGAAGAAAAGACGCAACATCACCTCGTACATCGTGATTGCGATGATCCTCGGCATCGCGGTCGGCTATGGCTGCCACAGCGCGTTTCCGGACCCGGCGATCGCTAAGGAAATCGCCGGCTACGTCTCGTTGCTGTCCGACGTGTTCCTGCGTCTCATCAAGATGATCATCGCGCCGCTCGTGTTCGCGACGCTGACAGTCGGCATCGCGCACATGGGCGACACCGGAGCGGTCGGCCGGGTCGGCGTGAAGGCGCTAGGCTGGTTCTTCGTCGCGTCGCTCACGTCGCTGCTGCTCGGCCTGCTGGCCGCCACGGTCCTGCAGCCGGGCAGTCATCTGAGCCTGCCGCTGCCCGCCACCGATGCCGCCGTCAACCTGAATACCAGCTCGTTCACGCTGAAGGACTTCGTGACCCACCTGGTGCCGAAATCGATCGCCGAAGCGATGGCGAACAACGAGATCCTGCAGATCGTCGTGTTCTCGATCTTCTTCGGCACCGCGCTGTCCGCGCTCGGCGACGCCGGCAAGCGTCTGACCGGCGTGATCGAGGATCTCGCGCAAGTGATGCTGAAGGTCACGGGCGCCGTGATGTGGTTTGCGCCCGTCGCGGTGTTCGCGGCGCTCGCGTCGACGATCACGACGGAAGGACTCGGCATCCTGCTCACGTTCGCGAAGTTCATGGGCAGCTTCTATATCGCGCTCGCGCTGCTGTGGGGCGTGCTCACGCTCGCGGGGCTCGTGTTCCTCGGCAAGCGCACGTTCACGCTGATCCGCCTGATCCGCGAGCCGTTCCTGCTGTCGTTCGCGACCGCGAGCTCGGAGGCCGCGTATCCGAAGCTGCTCGACGCGCTCGACCGCTTCGGCGTGAACCGCAAGATTTCGAGCTTCGTGCTGCCGATCGGCTATTCGTTCAATCTCGACGGCTCGATGATGTACTGCACGTTCGCGGTGCTGTTCATCGCGCAGGTGTACGGCGTCCACCTGCCGCTCGGCACGCAGATCACGATGCTGCTTCTGCTGATGCTGACGTCGAAGGGCATGGCGGGCGTGCCGCGCGCGTCGCTCGTCGTGATCGCGGCGACGCTCAACCAGTTCCACCTGCCCGAAGCCGGCCTGCTGCTGATCATGGGCGTCGACATGTTCCTCGACATGGGCCGCTCGGCGACCAATGCGGTCGGCAATTCGATCGCGGCCGCCGTTGTCGCGAAGTGGGAAGGCCAGCTCGACGACCCGCGCGACGATGTCGACTCCGACAGCGACGACGCGTCGCGCGAAGCGCCGCGGATCACGGAGCGCGTGTAG
- the dusA gene encoding tRNA dihydrouridine(20/20a) synthase DusA — protein sequence MSASPALSPRRVSVAPMMDWTDRHCRSFHRTISRHAWLYTEMVTTGALIHGDVARHLAFTPDEAPVALQLGGSEPADLAHAAKLGERWGYDEINLNCGCPSERVQRGAFGACLMNEPRLVADCVKAMRDAVSIPVTVKHRIGVDSVDDYAFVRDFVGTVAAAGCEVFVVHARNAILKGLSPKENREIPPLKYDYAYRLKRDFPQLEIVINGGVTTLDEVEQHLRHVDGVMLGREAYHNPYVLAGVDARFYGATAPAPTREAVEAKLVEYCATELARGTYLGAIVRHALGLYRGVAGARGWRRVLSDNKRLARGDLSIFDEARTHLANPEELFEKKALQS from the coding sequence ATGTCCGCTTCGCCTGCCCTCAGTCCTCGCCGGGTGTCCGTCGCCCCGATGATGGATTGGACCGATCGCCACTGCCGTTCGTTTCATCGCACGATCTCGCGCCATGCGTGGCTCTATACCGAAATGGTGACGACGGGCGCGTTGATCCACGGCGACGTCGCGCGCCATCTGGCGTTTACGCCCGACGAAGCGCCCGTCGCGCTGCAACTGGGCGGCAGCGAGCCCGCCGATCTCGCGCACGCCGCGAAACTCGGCGAGCGCTGGGGCTACGACGAAATCAATCTGAATTGCGGCTGCCCGTCCGAGCGCGTGCAGCGCGGCGCGTTCGGCGCGTGCCTGATGAACGAGCCTCGGCTCGTTGCGGATTGCGTGAAGGCGATGCGCGACGCGGTGTCGATTCCGGTGACGGTCAAGCATCGAATCGGCGTCGACTCGGTCGACGACTACGCGTTCGTGCGCGACTTCGTCGGCACGGTCGCCGCGGCCGGCTGCGAGGTGTTCGTCGTGCATGCGCGCAACGCGATCCTGAAGGGCTTGTCGCCGAAGGAAAACCGCGAGATCCCGCCGCTCAAGTACGACTACGCGTATCGGCTCAAGCGCGACTTTCCGCAGCTCGAAATCGTCATCAACGGCGGCGTCACGACGCTCGACGAAGTCGAGCAGCATCTGCGGCATGTCGACGGCGTGATGCTCGGCCGCGAGGCGTATCACAATCCGTACGTGCTCGCCGGCGTCGACGCACGCTTCTACGGCGCGACCGCGCCGGCGCCGACGCGCGAAGCGGTGGAGGCGAAGCTCGTCGAATACTGCGCGACCGAGCTCGCGCGCGGCACCTATCTCGGCGCGATCGTGCGGCATGCGCTCGGCCTGTATCGAGGCGTCGCGGGTGCGCGCGGCTGGCGCCGCGTCCTGTCGGACAACAAGCGTCTCGCGCGTGGCGATCTATCGATCTTCGACGAGGCACGCACACACCTGGCGAACCCGGAAGAACTTTTTGAAAAAAAGGCTTTGCAAAGCTAA
- a CDS encoding TOBE domain-containing protein yields MSITAINVRNQFRGKVKEIIRGPVVSEVDVDTPFGIVTSVITTRSIDELELKVGTEVVALVKSTEVSIARL; encoded by the coding sequence ATGAGCATCACGGCAATCAACGTACGAAATCAATTCCGAGGCAAGGTGAAGGAGATCATCCGCGGGCCTGTCGTGTCCGAGGTCGACGTCGACACGCCGTTCGGCATCGTCACGTCGGTCATCACGACCCGCTCGATCGACGAACTGGAGCTGAAGGTCGGCACCGAGGTGGTGGCGCTCGTCAAGTCGACCGAAGTATCGATCGCCCGCCTCTGA
- a CDS encoding ATP-binding cassette domain-containing protein, whose protein sequence is MTGTTLAATYGPIAGADLEAELAQARTADGDAQDAAVLERDSGAHVLPFASGGAFGRAPRDDADARRVAGDGDASVRLTRVSKRYGERAVLADVDLAIERGSFVSIVGRSGCGKSTLLRLVAELETPSAGALVKRGEGGGALDTRIMYQDARLLPWKTVLQNVMLGLGRRAKDDARAVLDEVGLLARANDWPAQLSGGQRQRVALARALVHRPQLLLLDEPLGALDALTRIEMHALIERLWREHRFTALLVTHDVQEAVALADRILLIEAGRIAFDQRVPLERPRARASAAFAAFEDRVLQRVLTGAEPADATPAAAIPDGAPRGRAAAASGLRWAV, encoded by the coding sequence ATGACTGGAACCACGCTGGCCGCCACATACGGCCCGATCGCGGGAGCGGATCTCGAAGCCGAGCTCGCGCAGGCGCGCACCGCCGACGGCGATGCGCAGGACGCCGCGGTGCTCGAACGCGACAGCGGCGCGCACGTGCTGCCGTTCGCGTCGGGCGGCGCATTTGGCCGTGCGCCGCGCGACGACGCTGACGCGCGGCGCGTCGCCGGCGACGGCGACGCATCGGTGCGCCTGACGCGCGTGAGCAAGCGCTACGGCGAGCGGGCCGTGCTCGCCGATGTCGATCTGGCGATCGAGCGAGGCAGCTTCGTCTCGATCGTCGGCCGCAGCGGCTGCGGGAAATCGACGCTGCTGCGTCTCGTCGCGGAGCTCGAGACGCCGAGCGCCGGCGCGCTCGTCAAGCGTGGCGAAGGCGGCGGCGCGCTCGATACGCGGATCATGTATCAGGACGCGCGCCTGCTGCCGTGGAAGACCGTGCTGCAGAACGTGATGCTCGGTCTCGGGCGACGCGCGAAAGACGACGCGCGCGCGGTGCTCGACGAAGTCGGGCTGCTCGCGCGCGCGAACGACTGGCCCGCGCAATTGTCGGGCGGGCAGCGGCAGCGCGTCGCGCTCGCGCGGGCGCTCGTCCACCGCCCGCAACTGCTGTTGCTCGACGAGCCGCTCGGCGCGCTCGATGCGCTCACGCGCATCGAAATGCATGCGCTGATCGAGCGCCTGTGGCGCGAGCATCGCTTCACCGCGCTGCTTGTCACGCACGACGTACAGGAGGCGGTCGCGCTCGCCGACCGGATTCTGCTCATCGAAGCGGGCCGGATCGCATTCGATCAGCGGGTGCCGCTCGAGCGGCCGCGCGCGCGGGCGTCGGCGGCGTTCGCCGCGTTCGAGGATCGCGTGCTGCAACGCGTGTTGACGGGCGCGGAGCCGGCGGATGCAACGCCGGCCGCCGCGATTCCGGACGGCGCTCCGCGCGGCCGCGCGGCGGCGGCGAGCGGATTGCGCTGGGCGGTATGA
- the ssuC gene encoding aliphatic sulfonate ABC transporter permease SsuC, which produces MAMTHPGAGFAARRAGQAARAIAPWLVPLALVLAWEFAARSGALSNRVLPEPFAVARAAWTLVESGDMWANVKVSTWRALVGFAIGGGVGLALGLATGLSKTAEVALDSTIQMIRNIPALAMIPLVILWFGIDENAKLFLVALGVFFPVYINTYHGIRSVDADLVEMARSYGVRGFALYRDVILPGALPSILVGVRFALGLMWVMLIVAETISAQSGIGYMTMNAREFLQTDVVVVGILLYAVLGKLADVLAKWLERATLRWHPAYQPGADA; this is translated from the coding sequence ATGGCGATGACGCATCCAGGCGCGGGTTTCGCGGCTCGCCGCGCCGGCCAGGCCGCGCGCGCGATCGCGCCGTGGCTCGTGCCGCTTGCGCTCGTGCTCGCGTGGGAATTCGCCGCGCGCTCGGGGGCGCTGTCGAATCGCGTGCTGCCCGAGCCGTTCGCCGTCGCGCGCGCCGCGTGGACGCTCGTCGAATCGGGCGACATGTGGGCGAACGTGAAAGTCAGCACGTGGCGCGCGCTCGTCGGCTTTGCGATCGGCGGCGGCGTCGGGCTCGCGCTCGGCCTCGCGACCGGGCTTTCGAAGACGGCCGAGGTCGCGCTCGACTCGACGATCCAGATGATCCGCAACATCCCCGCGCTCGCGATGATCCCGCTCGTGATCCTGTGGTTCGGCATCGACGAGAACGCGAAGCTCTTCCTCGTCGCGCTCGGCGTGTTCTTCCCCGTCTACATCAACACGTATCACGGGATACGCTCGGTCGACGCGGACCTCGTCGAGATGGCGAGGAGCTACGGCGTGAGGGGCTTCGCGCTCTATCGCGACGTGATCCTGCCGGGCGCGCTGCCGTCGATTCTCGTCGGCGTGCGGTTCGCGCTCGGGCTGATGTGGGTGATGCTGATCGTCGCCGAAACGATCTCCGCGCAATCGGGCATCGGCTACATGACGATGAACGCGCGCGAATTCTTGCAAACGGACGTGGTGGTGGTCGGCATCCTGCTGTACGCGGTACTCGGCAAGCTCGCCGACGTGCTCGCGAAGTGGCTCGAGCGCGCGACGCTGCGCTGGCACCCCGCGTATCAACCGGGAGCCGACGCATGA
- the ssuD gene encoding FMNH2-dependent alkanesulfonate monooxygenase, with protein sequence MNVFWFIPTHGDSRYLGTAEGARAADYDYFRQVAVAADTLGYDGVLLPTGRSCEDAWVVASSLIPATKRLKFLVAIRPGLSSPGLSARMASTFDRLSDGRLLINVVTGGDSAELEGDGLFADHDTRYAITDDFLHIWRKLLAESHENGRVDFDGEHLSAKGGKLLYPPVQRPHPPLWFGGSSHAAHAIAADHIDTYLTWGEPPAAVERKIADIRARAAERGREIKFGIRLHVIVRETEEEAWRDADRLISRLDDDTIARAQQAFAKMDSEGQRRMAALHGGKRGSRQELEIYPNLWAGVGLVRGGAGTALVGNPEQVAARMREYAALGIETFILSGYPHLEESYRFAELVFPLVKGGGGARRAGPLSGPFGEVVGNQYLPKASQS encoded by the coding sequence ATGAATGTGTTCTGGTTCATTCCCACGCACGGCGACAGCCGCTATCTCGGCACGGCCGAGGGCGCGCGCGCCGCGGACTACGACTACTTCCGGCAGGTCGCCGTCGCGGCCGATACGCTCGGCTACGACGGCGTGCTGCTGCCGACGGGCCGTTCGTGCGAGGATGCGTGGGTCGTCGCGTCGAGCCTGATTCCGGCGACGAAGCGCCTGAAATTCCTCGTCGCGATCCGGCCGGGCCTGTCGTCGCCGGGGCTGTCCGCGCGGATGGCGTCGACGTTCGACCGGCTCTCCGACGGGCGTCTGCTGATCAACGTCGTGACGGGCGGCGATTCGGCCGAGCTCGAAGGCGACGGCCTCTTTGCCGATCACGACACGCGCTACGCGATCACCGACGACTTCCTGCACATCTGGCGCAAGCTGCTCGCCGAATCGCACGAGAACGGCCGCGTCGATTTCGACGGCGAGCATCTGAGCGCGAAGGGCGGCAAGCTGCTGTACCCGCCCGTTCAGCGCCCGCATCCGCCGCTGTGGTTCGGCGGCTCGTCGCACGCCGCGCATGCAATCGCGGCCGATCACATCGATACTTATCTGACCTGGGGCGAGCCGCCCGCGGCGGTCGAGAGGAAGATCGCCGACATCCGCGCGCGCGCGGCCGAGCGCGGGCGCGAGATCAAGTTCGGGATTCGCCTGCACGTGATCGTGCGCGAGACCGAAGAAGAGGCATGGCGCGACGCCGACCGCCTCATCAGCCGGCTCGACGACGACACGATCGCGCGCGCGCAACAGGCGTTCGCGAAGATGGACTCCGAAGGGCAGCGCCGGATGGCCGCGCTGCACGGCGGCAAGCGCGGCTCGCGCCAGGAGCTCGAGATCTATCCGAACCTGTGGGCGGGCGTCGGGCTCGTGCGCGGCGGCGCGGGGACGGCGCTCGTCGGGAATCCCGAACAAGTCGCCGCGCGGATGCGCGAGTATGCGGCGCTCGGCATCGAGACGTTCATCCTGTCCGGTTATCCGCACCTCGAGGAGTCGTACCGCTTCGCCGAGCTCGTGTTCCCGCTCGTCAAGGGCGGTGGCGGCGCGCGGCGCGCGGGGCCGCTGTCGGGGCCGTTCGGCGAAGTCGTCGGCAATCAGTATCTGCCGAAGGCGAGCCAGAGCTGA
- a CDS encoding enoyl-CoA hydratase/isomerase family protein: protein MNAFHSDSPKSDVRAHVANRIGFLELNRPQALNALSTGMIRALHRALDAWRDDADVLAVVIHSPHPRAFCAGGDVRFFHDAHRRGDQASIDTFFIEEYSLNHAIFTYPKPYIALMHGVVMGGGMGISQAAKRTGGLRVVTDSTKMAMPETRIGLFPDVGMSWFLARTPGALGRYLAVTGATLDAASALYAGLADAYLPDAALPALVDALRAERFGDGAAVTARVAAEAARHAPAPAPDASALAAARASIDRHFAQADVAAIAASLDAEHDDAVRAAWADKARAAMRGGSLSPLSMAVSLEVVERARGATMADCLRRDLDLTRSTFARGDVIEGVRAVIVDKDHAPKWRYPAIADVTTEAVAAMFESPWRADEHPLRNLHD, encoded by the coding sequence ATGAACGCATTCCATTCCGATTCGCCCAAGTCCGACGTCCGCGCGCACGTCGCGAACCGCATCGGCTTTCTCGAGCTGAACCGCCCGCAGGCGCTCAACGCGCTGTCGACCGGCATGATCCGTGCGCTGCATCGCGCGCTCGACGCGTGGCGCGACGATGCCGACGTGCTCGCGGTCGTGATCCACAGCCCGCATCCGCGCGCGTTCTGCGCGGGCGGCGACGTGCGCTTCTTCCATGACGCGCACCGGCGTGGCGATCAAGCATCGATCGACACGTTCTTCATCGAAGAGTATTCGCTGAATCACGCGATCTTCACGTACCCGAAGCCGTATATCGCGCTGATGCACGGCGTCGTGATGGGCGGCGGGATGGGCATCTCGCAGGCGGCGAAGCGCACGGGCGGGCTGCGCGTCGTCACCGATTCGACGAAGATGGCGATGCCGGAAACGCGCATCGGGCTCTTTCCGGACGTCGGCATGAGCTGGTTTCTCGCGCGCACGCCGGGCGCGCTCGGCCGCTATCTCGCCGTCACGGGCGCGACGCTCGACGCGGCGAGCGCACTGTACGCGGGGCTCGCCGACGCCTATCTGCCGGATGCGGCGCTGCCGGCACTCGTCGACGCGCTGCGCGCCGAGCGCTTCGGCGACGGCGCGGCGGTGACGGCGCGCGTCGCGGCCGAAGCCGCGCGGCACGCGCCGGCGCCCGCGCCCGATGCGTCGGCGCTCGCGGCCGCGCGTGCGTCGATCGACCGGCATTTCGCGCAAGCGGACGTCGCCGCGATTGCGGCGTCGCTCGACGCCGAGCACGACGATGCGGTGCGCGCCGCGTGGGCCGACAAGGCGCGCGCGGCAATGCGCGGCGGCTCGCTGTCGCCGCTGTCGATGGCGGTGTCGCTCGAAGTCGTCGAGCGCGCGCGCGGCGCGACGATGGCCGACTGCCTGCGCCGCGATCTCGATCTGACGCGCTCGACGTTCGCGCGCGGCGACGTGATCGAAGGCGTGCGCGCGGTGATCGTCGACAAGGATCACGCGCCGAAGTGGCGCTATCCTGCGATCGCCGACGTGACGACGGAGGCGGTCGCGGCGATGTTCGAGAGCCCGTGGCGCGCGGACGAGCATCCGCTCAGGAATTTGCACGACTGA
- a CDS encoding DMT family transporter: MPAYAWLAIAIVAEVIGTSALRAAEGFTRLGPTLVVAAGYGTAFYCLSLTLRSMPVGIVYAIWSGAGIVLITLVAVVLYRQVPDWPAIVGLALIISGVAVLNLFSNMQAH, encoded by the coding sequence CTGCCCGCTTACGCATGGCTCGCGATCGCGATCGTCGCCGAGGTGATCGGCACGTCGGCGCTGCGCGCGGCTGAAGGCTTCACGCGGCTCGGGCCGACGCTCGTCGTCGCCGCGGGCTACGGCACCGCGTTCTATTGCCTGTCGCTGACGCTCAGGAGCATGCCGGTCGGCATCGTGTACGCGATCTGGTCGGGCGCGGGCATCGTGCTCATCACGCTCGTCGCGGTCGTGCTCTATCGGCAGGTGCCGGACTGGCCCGCGATCGTCGGGCTCGCGCTCATCATCTCGGGCGTCGCGGTGCTCAACCTGTTTTCGAACATGCAGGCGCATTGA